The proteins below come from a single Streptomyces sp. MRC013 genomic window:
- a CDS encoding glycerol-3-phosphate dehydrogenase/oxidase: MRTARLGPAERSAALAAMAEHELDVLVVGGGVVGAGTALDAATRGLATGLVEARDWASGTSSRSSKLIHGGLRYLEMLDFALVREALKERGLLLERLAPHLVKPVPFLYPLRHKGWERLYAGSGVALYDAMSVSSGRGRGLPVHRHLSRRRALRAAPALRRDALVGALQYYDAQMDDARYVATLVRTAAAYGAHAANRARVVGFLREGERVVGARVQDVEAGGEYEIRARQVVNATGVWTDDTQALIGERGRFHVRASKGIHLVVPKDRIHSTTGLILRTEKSVLFVIPWGRHWIIGTTDTEWDLDKAHPAASSADIDYLLDRVNGVLATPLTRDDVEGVYAGLRPLLAGESDATSKLSREHTVAHPVPGLVVVAGGKYTTYRVMARDAVDEAVHGLDTRVAPCVTDEVPLLGAEGYRALWNARARVAARAGLHVARVEHLLNRYGTLAEELLDLVAGDPALKRPVTGAEDYLRAEILYAASHEGARHLDDVLTRRTRISIETFDRGTGCARECAELMARVLGWGEEQVAKEVEHYEKRVEAERESQRQPDDQTADAARLGAPDIVPL, encoded by the coding sequence GTGAGGACGGCGAGACTGGGACCCGCGGAGCGGAGCGCGGCCCTGGCCGCGATGGCCGAGCACGAGCTCGACGTACTGGTCGTGGGCGGCGGTGTGGTCGGGGCCGGCACGGCGCTCGACGCGGCGACCCGCGGCCTCGCCACGGGCCTGGTGGAGGCCCGTGACTGGGCGTCGGGCACGTCCAGCAGGTCCAGCAAGCTCATCCACGGCGGCCTGCGCTACCTGGAGATGCTCGACTTCGCGCTGGTGCGGGAGGCGCTGAAGGAGCGCGGCCTGCTGCTGGAGCGGCTGGCGCCGCACCTCGTCAAACCGGTGCCGTTCCTCTACCCGCTCCGGCACAAGGGCTGGGAGCGCCTGTACGCCGGGTCGGGCGTCGCCCTGTACGACGCGATGTCCGTCTCCTCGGGGCGCGGCCGCGGCCTGCCCGTGCACCGCCACCTGTCGCGCCGGCGCGCCCTGCGGGCCGCCCCCGCCTTGCGCAGGGACGCGCTGGTGGGCGCCCTGCAGTACTACGACGCCCAGATGGACGACGCGCGCTACGTCGCCACACTGGTGCGGACGGCCGCGGCGTACGGGGCGCACGCCGCCAACCGCGCCCGGGTCGTCGGCTTCCTCCGCGAGGGCGAGCGGGTCGTCGGCGCCCGGGTGCAGGACGTGGAGGCGGGCGGCGAGTACGAGATCCGCGCCAGGCAGGTGGTCAACGCGACGGGCGTGTGGACGGACGACACGCAGGCGCTGATCGGCGAGCGCGGCCGCTTCCACGTCCGCGCCTCCAAGGGCATCCACCTGGTCGTCCCCAAGGACCGCATCCACTCCACGACGGGCCTGATCCTGCGCACGGAGAAGAGCGTCCTGTTCGTCATCCCGTGGGGCCGCCACTGGATCATCGGGACGACCGACACGGAGTGGGACCTCGACAAGGCGCACCCCGCAGCGTCGAGCGCCGACATCGACTACCTCCTGGACCGCGTCAACGGCGTCCTGGCCACCCCGCTCACCAGGGACGACGTGGAGGGCGTCTACGCGGGGCTGCGCCCCCTGCTGGCCGGCGAGTCCGACGCGACCAGCAAGCTGTCCCGCGAGCACACGGTCGCCCACCCCGTGCCCGGGCTGGTCGTGGTCGCGGGCGGCAAGTACACGACGTACCGGGTGATGGCCAGGGACGCGGTGGACGAGGCGGTCCACGGCCTGGACACGCGGGTCGCCCCCTGCGTCACGGACGAGGTCCCGCTGCTGGGCGCCGAGGGGTACCGCGCGCTGTGGAACGCCCGGGCCCGCGTCGCCGCTCGGGCGGGCCTCCACGTCGCCCGGGTCGAGCACCTGCTCAACCGGTACGGGACCCTGGCGGAGGAACTGCTCGACCTCGTCGCCGGGGACCCGGCCCTCAAGCGGCCCGTCACCGGGGCCGAGGACTACCTCCGCGCGGAGATCCTCTACGCCGCCTCCCACGAGGGCGCCCGGCACCTGGACGACGTGCTCACGCGCCGCACCCGGATCTCCATCGAGACCTTCGACCGGGGCACCGGCTGCGCCCGCGAGTGCGCCGAACTGATGGCACGGGTCCTCGGCTGGGGCGAGGAGCAGGTCGCCAAGGAGGTGGAGCACTACGAGAAGCGGGTCGAGGCGGAGCGGGAGTCGCAGCGCCAGCCGGACGACCAGACCGCGGACGCGGCCCGGCTGGGGGCCCCGGACATCGTGCCGCTGTGA
- a CDS encoding nucleotide sugar dehydrogenase: protein MPADLAVIGLGHLGLPLAQAATAAGIGTIGYDTDPRPVAELAAGRPPVDGSLTPSEIRRMLSTGFRPTAHPDELGRVRTAVICAPTPPDAASRTLDLTAVTDAARALAARLRPYTTVLLESPVPPGTTEDVLRPILEEGSGLCAGRDFHLAYSPTRLDPGDRADGHAHIPKVIGGLTSACTESAAAFYGRLTDKVVRARGPREAETVKLLETNFRHVNIALVNEMAVLCHELGVDLWDVIRCAETKPFGFQAFRPGPGVGGHGAPVDTVGPHLPLRLVETASRINERMPQYVIRRSATLLNEHGKSVRGARILLLGVTYKPDLADREGSPAPEIAGRLTDMGATVGYHDPYVPVWRVRDVPVPRADSLYEAAADADLTILLQHHRTYDLQGLAVKAQLLLDTRGATPVGTAHRL, encoded by the coding sequence ATGCCCGCAGACCTCGCCGTCATCGGCCTCGGCCACCTCGGGCTGCCCCTCGCCCAGGCCGCCACCGCCGCCGGCATCGGCACGATCGGCTACGACACCGACCCCCGGCCGGTCGCCGAACTGGCCGCCGGACGGCCCCCGGTCGACGGCTCCCTCACCCCGTCCGAGATCCGCCGGATGCTGTCCACCGGCTTCCGCCCCACCGCGCACCCCGACGAACTGGGCCGCGTCCGCACCGCCGTCATCTGCGCCCCCACCCCGCCCGACGCCGCCTCCCGCACCCTGGACCTGACCGCCGTCACGGACGCCGCCCGCGCGCTCGCCGCCCGGCTGCGCCCGTACACCACCGTCCTGCTGGAGTCGCCCGTCCCGCCCGGCACCACCGAGGACGTCCTCCGTCCGATCCTCGAGGAGGGCTCCGGGCTGTGCGCCGGGCGCGACTTCCACCTCGCGTACTCCCCCACCCGCCTCGACCCCGGGGACCGCGCCGACGGCCACGCCCACATCCCCAAGGTCATCGGCGGCCTCACCTCCGCCTGCACCGAGTCCGCCGCCGCCTTCTACGGGCGCCTCACCGACAAGGTCGTACGGGCCCGGGGCCCCCGCGAGGCCGAGACGGTCAAGCTGCTGGAGACCAACTTCCGGCACGTCAACATCGCCCTCGTCAACGAGATGGCGGTGCTCTGCCACGAGCTGGGCGTCGACCTGTGGGACGTCATCCGGTGCGCCGAGACCAAGCCCTTCGGCTTCCAGGCGTTCCGCCCCGGCCCCGGCGTCGGCGGCCACGGCGCCCCCGTCGACACGGTCGGCCCCCACCTCCCCCTGCGCCTGGTGGAGACGGCGAGCCGGATCAACGAGCGGATGCCCCAGTACGTGATCCGGCGCTCCGCCACGCTCCTCAACGAGCACGGCAAGTCGGTGCGCGGCGCCCGGATCCTGCTCCTGGGCGTCACCTACAAGCCCGACCTCGCCGACCGCGAGGGCTCCCCGGCGCCCGAAATCGCCGGGCGGCTGACGGACATGGGCGCGACGGTCGGCTATCACGACCCGTACGTACCGGTCTGGCGGGTGCGCGACGTGCCGGTCCCGCGCGCCGACTCCCTGTACGAGGCGGCCGCGGACGCCGACCTGACGATCCTGCTCCAGCACCACCGCACGTACGACCTGCAGGGGCTGGCCGTCAAGGCGCAGCTGCTGCTCGACACGCGCGGCGCCACCCCGGTCGGCACGGCGCACCGGCTCTGA
- a CDS encoding GuaB3 family IMP dehydrogenase-related protein — protein sequence MTEIEIGRGKRGRRAYAFDDIAVVPSRRTRDPKEVSIAWQIDAYRFELPFLAAPMDSVVSPRTAIRIGELGGLGVLNLEGLWTRYEDPQPLLDEITGLDGETATRRLQEIYAAPIREELIGQRLKEVRDAGVVTAAALSPQRTAQFSKAVVDAGVDIFVIRGTTVSAEHVSGAAEPLNLKQFIYELDVPVIVGGCATYTAALHLMRTGAAGVLVGFGGGAAHTTRNVLGIQVPMATAVADVAAARRDYMDESGGRYVHVIADGGVGWSGDLPKAVACGADAVMMGSPLARATDAPGRGHHWGMEAVHEDVPRGKLVDLGVAGTTEEILTGPSHSPDGSMNFFGALRRAMATTGYSELKEFQRVEVTVADSQHRR from the coding sequence GTGACTGAGATCGAGATCGGGCGCGGCAAGCGCGGCCGCAGGGCGTACGCCTTCGACGACATCGCCGTCGTACCGAGCCGGCGCACCCGGGACCCGAAGGAGGTCTCGATCGCGTGGCAGATCGACGCCTACCGCTTCGAGCTGCCCTTCCTGGCCGCCCCCATGGACTCCGTGGTCTCGCCGCGGACCGCGATCCGCATCGGCGAGCTCGGCGGCCTCGGCGTCCTCAACCTCGAGGGCCTGTGGACCCGCTACGAGGACCCGCAGCCGCTCCTCGACGAGATCACCGGGCTCGACGGGGAGACCGCGACCCGCCGTCTGCAGGAGATCTACGCCGCCCCGATCAGGGAGGAGCTGATCGGGCAGCGCCTGAAGGAGGTCCGCGACGCCGGCGTCGTCACCGCCGCGGCGCTCTCCCCGCAGCGCACGGCCCAGTTCTCCAAGGCCGTCGTCGACGCCGGAGTCGACATCTTCGTCATCCGGGGCACGACGGTCTCCGCCGAGCACGTCTCCGGCGCCGCCGAGCCGCTGAACCTCAAGCAGTTCATCTACGAGCTGGACGTCCCGGTCATCGTCGGCGGCTGCGCCACCTACACGGCGGCCCTGCACCTGATGCGCACGGGCGCGGCGGGCGTGCTGGTGGGCTTCGGCGGCGGCGCGGCGCACACCACCCGCAACGTCCTGGGCATCCAGGTCCCGATGGCGACCGCGGTCGCCGACGTGGCCGCCGCCCGCCGCGACTACATGGACGAGTCCGGCGGCCGGTACGTGCACGTCATCGCCGACGGCGGCGTGGGCTGGTCCGGCGACCTGCCGAAGGCCGTGGCGTGCGGCGCCGACGCGGTGATGATGGGCTCCCCGCTGGCCCGCGCCACGGACGCGCCCGGCCGGGGCCACCACTGGGGCATGGAGGCCGTCCACGAGGACGTGCCGCGCGGCAAGCTCGTCGACCTGGGCGTCGCCGGGACGACCGAGGAGATCCTCACCGGCCCGTCGCACTCGCCGGACGGGTCGATGAACTTCTTCGGCGCGCTGCGCCGGGCGATGGCGACGACGGGCTACAGCGAGCTGAAGGAGTTCCAGCGCGTCGAGGTGACGGTCGCGGACTCGCAGCACCGCCGCTGA